In Thermodesulfobacteriota bacterium, a genomic segment contains:
- a CDS encoding NADH-quinone oxidoreductase subunit M has protein sequence MESLPGGILTIVTFFPLVGILLVVALSLVYKDSEEPMKIGALVVSIIEFLISIPLFTNFKLGYAGMQFEVKAPWIESLGVSYHLGIDGISLFLVLLTTFIMPITILSAWNAIHRGMREFLILMLVLETALIGTFLALDMILFFIFWEAVLIPMYFLIGIWGADRRIYAAIKFFIYTAFGSALMLIAIFYLYILHLDQFGVSSMDVMDFYKLNIPYLGIFSPQGLAFLAFFLAFAIKVPMFPLHTWLPDAHVEAPTAGSVILAGILLKMGTYGFLRFLLPLFPEATLDLLPILSVIAIIGVIYGAMVAFAQSDLKKLVAYSSVSHLGLVMLGIFVLNIQGIQGGIYQMLNHGISTGALFLIVGMIYERRHTKLMAEFGGISKVMPIFAAFFMLATLSSIGLPLLNGFVGEFLILLGVFRSSYIYSALGATGLILGAVYMLWAYQRVMFGPLDKPENKVLRDLSVREIMVLLPLAVMFFVMGIYPKPFLSRMEPTVSELIKSKFEERIAARDHPAELLDKNVAYPGKARLLDK, from the coding sequence TTGGAATCATTACCCGGTGGAATTCTAACCATTGTCACGTTCTTTCCCCTAGTTGGGATACTTCTAGTGGTAGCATTGTCCTTGGTATACAAAGATTCCGAAGAACCTATGAAAATAGGCGCGCTTGTGGTCAGTATCATCGAGTTCTTGATATCTATACCTTTATTCACTAACTTCAAGCTCGGATACGCCGGAATGCAATTTGAGGTCAAAGCTCCCTGGATAGAGAGCCTGGGGGTGAGCTATCACCTGGGAATAGACGGCATAAGCCTATTCCTCGTCCTCCTCACCACTTTCATCATGCCCATAACCATCCTCAGCGCCTGGAACGCCATTCATAGGGGGATGAGGGAGTTCCTCATTCTCATGCTGGTATTGGAGACGGCGCTTATCGGCACTTTCCTGGCCCTAGATATGATTCTCTTCTTCATATTCTGGGAAGCGGTGCTGATACCGATGTATTTCCTCATCGGAATCTGGGGGGCAGACCGCAGGATCTACGCCGCCATAAAATTCTTCATCTATACCGCTTTCGGCAGCGCCCTGATGCTTATTGCCATTTTTTATCTCTACATTCTCCACCTCGACCAGTTCGGGGTTTCTTCCATGGACGTAATGGATTTCTACAAGCTGAACATCCCTTATTTGGGTATATTCAGTCCTCAGGGTTTGGCCTTTTTAGCGTTCTTCCTAGCTTTTGCCATAAAGGTGCCCATGTTTCCGCTCCATACCTGGCTTCCCGATGCCCACGTCGAAGCCCCCACTGCGGGAAGCGTAATACTGGCCGGAATTCTCCTTAAAATGGGTACCTACGGTTTCCTCCGTTTCCTGCTGCCTCTTTTTCCGGAGGCCACGCTGGACTTACTTCCCATTTTAAGTGTGATAGCAATCATAGGGGTCATTTATGGGGCGATGGTTGCCTTTGCCCAGTCCGACCTGAAGAAGCTCGTGGCTTATTCCAGCGTAAGCCACCTCGGGCTGGTTATGCTTGGGATATTTGTCCTCAACATTCAAGGCATACAGGGCGGAATATACCAAATGCTCAACCACGGTATTTCTACCGGCGCCCTCTTCCTGATAGTAGGGATGATTTACGAAAGGAGGCATACGAAGCTCATGGCCGAGTTTGGCGGGATTTCAAAGGTCATGCCCATATTTGCGGCTTTTTTTATGCTGGCCACCCTCTCTTCTATCGGCCTTCCCCTTCTGAACGGCTTCGTGGGCGAGTTCCTGATTTTGTTGGGCGTGTTTAGGTCGAGTTATATCTATTCAGCCCTCGGTGCCACCGGTTTGATACTAGGTGCGGTTTATATGCTCTGGGCCTATCAAAGAGTGATGTTTGGGCCGCTGGATAAGCCGGAAAACAAGGTTTTAAGAGACCTCAGCGTTAGAGAAATCATGGTTCTCCTTCCCCTAGCGGTCATGTTTTTCGTAATGGGTATTTATCCAAAGCCTTTCCTCTCGCGGATGGAGCCGACGGTCAGCGAGCTAATAAAATCAAAATTTGAAGAGCGGATAGCGGCTAGAGATCACCCAGCCGAGCTTTTGGACAAGAATGTAGCGTACCCCGGTAAAGCAAGGCTTTTGGATAAATAA
- a CDS encoding MoxR family ATPase, with product MTAYEHGSERDVEKVTQLARVRKDILQEISKVIVGQKNVIEHLLISLMSSGHSLFVGVPGLAKTLLVSTLSDVLNLRFNRIQFTPDLMPSDITGSEVLEHDTSTGKRFFKFIHGPIFCNILLADEINRASPKTQAALLQAMQERKVTVGGETYRLEPPFLVFATQNPIEQEGTYPLPEAELDRFMFQIDVDYPTMNEEVEIVRTTIGAYRPELRKVLDASMIFEYQDLVHRVPVSEHVAAYAVKLARATRPSEPDSPEFIKKWVSWGVGPRASQFLILGSKARAVLDGRYTPSTEDVKFLAPSVLKHRIVLNFRAEAEGMKPMDVIKEILDKVELNV from the coding sequence ATGACCGCATACGAACATGGAAGCGAAAGGGATGTAGAGAAGGTAACCCAACTGGCCAGGGTTAGAAAGGATATTCTCCAGGAAATCAGCAAAGTAATAGTCGGCCAGAAAAATGTCATAGAACATCTGCTTATATCCCTGATGTCATCGGGACATTCGCTTTTTGTCGGAGTCCCGGGGCTGGCAAAAACCTTGCTCGTCAGCACTTTGTCCGACGTTCTCAATTTAAGATTTAACAGAATCCAGTTCACACCCGACCTGATGCCTTCGGATATTACCGGCTCTGAAGTTCTAGAACACGACACATCCACCGGAAAGAGGTTTTTCAAATTCATCCACGGTCCGATCTTTTGCAACATACTCCTGGCCGACGAAATAAACAGGGCCTCACCTAAAACCCAAGCGGCCCTCCTCCAAGCCATGCAGGAAAGAAAAGTAACCGTGGGCGGTGAAACCTACCGGCTCGAGCCTCCCTTCTTGGTTTTTGCCACTCAAAACCCCATCGAACAGGAAGGCACCTATCCCCTTCCGGAAGCGGAGCTTGACCGCTTCATGTTCCAAATAGACGTCGACTATCCCACGATGAATGAAGAGGTAGAGATCGTAAGAACTACGATCGGGGCATACAGGCCCGAGCTTAGGAAGGTACTCGATGCTTCCATGATTTTTGAATACCAGGACCTGGTTCACCGGGTTCCGGTATCCGAGCACGTTGCCGCCTATGCAGTGAAGTTAGCCCGGGCTACCCGGCCCAGCGAACCGGACAGTCCTGAATTCATCAAGAAGTGGGTCTCTTGGGGGGTCGGCCCCAGGGCTTCACAATTCTTGATCCTGGGAAGCAAAGCAAGGGCGGTGCTTGACGGCCGCTATACACCAAGTACCGAGGACGTAAAATTCCTTGCGCCTTCGGTCCTGAAGCACCGGATTGTCCTCAATTTCCGTGCTGAAGCCGAGGGAATGAAGCCCATGGATGTCATCAAGGAGATCCTGGATAAGGTTGAATTAAATGTCTAG
- a CDS encoding FAD-binding oxidoreductase, protein MIVGRENRKGAGNQVARFRKHPKRMQKSGGFLVNDIHSKLNPVLVSRIVPVDSAEAIQSIVREARQGGKTISISGGRHAMGGQQFGTDTVLIDTTKLNRVLDFDSKEGILEVEAGIKWPELIEYLHKAREGRLTKWGITQKQTGADRLSIGGAIGANIHGRGLCFKPIIQDVESLVLIDENSKLHLCSRTQNPELFRLVVGGYGLFGIIYSVRLRLTPRRKLRRVVEVIDIKELIPSFEHRIEEGFLYGDFQYNTDSDSDCFLSKGVFSCYEPVSEDTLIAEGQRSLSAEDWKRLIHLAHTNKKKAFELYSAHYLSTSGQIYWSDTHQLSTYIDDYHRLLDRQLGSKDRATEMITEIYVPRNALVSFMEDVRNDFLENNVDLVYGTIRLIEKDEESFLAWAKESYACVIFNLHVIHNAPGLERAANDFRRLIDRGIQYGGSYYLTYHKYATLRQVLSCYPNFPEFLKLKKKYDPEERFQSDWYRHYRKMFADLM, encoded by the coding sequence ATGATAGTCGGACGAGAAAATAGGAAAGGGGCAGGTAATCAGGTAGCCCGATTCCGCAAACACCCTAAAAGGATGCAGAAAAGCGGGGGCTTTCTAGTCAACGACATACATTCAAAGCTAAACCCGGTCTTAGTGAGCCGGATTGTACCAGTGGACTCGGCGGAAGCCATTCAGAGTATCGTAAGAGAGGCCAGGCAAGGAGGTAAAACCATTTCTATCTCCGGCGGAAGACATGCAATGGGAGGACAGCAGTTCGGAACCGATACCGTGCTCATAGATACCACAAAGCTTAATCGGGTATTAGATTTTGATTCCAAAGAAGGTATTTTGGAAGTGGAAGCCGGAATCAAGTGGCCCGAATTGATTGAATATTTGCATAAAGCTCGGGAGGGCCGGTTGACAAAGTGGGGTATTACTCAGAAGCAGACGGGTGCAGATCGTCTGAGCATAGGTGGGGCTATAGGCGCAAACATTCATGGCCGGGGTTTATGCTTCAAGCCTATAATACAGGATGTGGAGTCACTCGTTCTTATCGATGAAAATTCTAAGCTCCACCTATGCAGTCGCACGCAAAACCCTGAACTCTTTAGGCTCGTGGTCGGTGGTTATGGCCTATTTGGAATAATCTATTCGGTAAGACTCCGACTCACGCCTCGCCGAAAGCTCAGGAGAGTGGTCGAGGTTATCGATATTAAAGAACTTATTCCGTCGTTCGAGCATCGCATCGAGGAGGGCTTTTTGTATGGGGATTTCCAGTACAATACCGACTCTGATTCCGACTGCTTTCTGAGTAAGGGCGTTTTCTCATGCTATGAGCCGGTGTCGGAGGATACTCTAATTGCGGAAGGGCAGAGGTCTCTTTCCGCCGAAGACTGGAAGAGGCTTATCCACTTGGCGCACACGAACAAAAAAAAGGCGTTTGAACTTTACTCCGCCCATTATCTCTCTACTTCCGGTCAAATATACTGGTCTGACACCCATCAGTTAAGCACGTACATAGATGATTATCACCGGCTTTTGGACAGGCAGTTGGGCTCCAAGGATAGGGCAACGGAGATGATTACCGAAATCTATGTGCCCAGGAATGCCCTGGTCAGCTTCATGGAGGACGTTCGTAATGACTTCCTAGAAAATAATGTTGACCTAGTCTATGGGACTATACGTCTTATCGAAAAGGACGAAGAGAGTTTTCTAGCCTGGGCAAAGGAGTCTTATGCCTGTGTGATATTCAATTTACATGTCATACATAATGCACCGGGGCTGGAAAGGGCGGCTAACGATTTCCGCCGTCTGATAGACCGGGGAATACAGTATGGAGGAAGCTATTATTTAACCTACCACAAGTACGCCACTCTCCGGCAGGTGCTGTCCTGCTATCCCAACTTTCCTGAGTTCCTAAAGCTAAAGAAGAAATATGACCCGGAAGAGAGATTTCAGAGCGATTGGTATCGGCATTACCGTAAGATGTTCGCCGATTTGATGTAA
- the msrB gene encoding peptide-methionine (R)-S-oxide reductase MsrB, which yields MQTSVHAETKLEKATFAGGCFWCMEPPFEKLDGVIEVISGYTGGHKENPKYEEVSAGGTGHVEAVQIVYDPSKITYSDLLDVFWRQIDPTDPNGQFVDRGSQYRSVIFYHDDEQKLLAEQSKQALGKSERYNKPIVTEIVEASVFYKAEDYHQDYYKKNPIRYRYYRYYSGRDQYLKKIWGDKMETTSKSSKKKYSKPSKDELKKKLTPLQYQVTQEEGTERPFSNEYWNNKKEGIYVDIVSGEPLFSSLDKYDSGTGWPSFTQPLEPENVVEREDRSLFMTRTEVRSRHADSHLGHVFDDGPEPTGLRYCINSASLRFIPKEDLEKEGYGEYKKLFEK from the coding sequence ATGCAAACCTCGGTGCATGCGGAGACCAAGCTGGAGAAAGCAACCTTTGCCGGGGGATGTTTTTGGTGCATGGAGCCGCCTTTTGAGAAGCTGGATGGGGTGATTGAGGTTATTTCGGGCTATACCGGCGGGCATAAGGAAAACCCAAAATATGAAGAGGTCTCTGCCGGAGGAACGGGCCATGTCGAGGCCGTTCAAATCGTTTACGACCCTTCTAAAATAACCTATTCGGACCTGCTCGATGTTTTCTGGAGGCAAATAGACCCGACCGACCCGAACGGCCAATTTGTGGATAGGGGCTCGCAGTATAGAAGTGTAATCTTTTATCATGATGATGAACAAAAACTATTGGCGGAGCAATCAAAACAGGCCTTAGGTAAATCAGAAAGGTATAATAAACCGATCGTAACGGAGATAGTCGAAGCATCGGTTTTTTATAAAGCGGAAGACTATCATCAGGATTATTACAAGAAGAACCCTATAAGATATAGGTATTATAGATATTATTCGGGACGAGATCAGTACCTAAAAAAAATATGGGGGGATAAAATGGAAACCACATCAAAAAGTAGCAAAAAGAAGTACAGCAAGCCTTCAAAAGACGAGCTAAAGAAGAAATTAACACCGCTACAGTACCAGGTCACGCAGGAAGAGGGTACGGAGAGGCCTTTCAGCAATGAGTATTGGAATAACAAAAAGGAAGGAATCTACGTGGACATTGTCTCCGGCGAACCCCTTTTCAGCTCGTTGGATAAATATGATTCGGGAACGGGCTGGCCAAGCTTCACCCAGCCGCTCGAGCCGGAAAATGTCGTAGAGAGAGAGGACAGAAGCTTATTCATGACAAGAACAGAGGTGAGAAGCAGGCACGCCGATTCCCATTTAGGACACGTTTTCGACGACGGGCCTGAGCCTACCGGGCTTCGTTATTGCATAAACTCCGCCTCTCTTCGCTTTATTCCCAAAGAGGACCTGGAGAAGGAGGGCTACGGGGAGTACAAGAAGCTTTTTGAGAAATAG